The Methanohalophilus portucalensis DNA window TATTCAATGGCCAGGTTGTGATTATCCATTTTTTCTGCAACAAGACCATACTTCAATAATAATACAGAATTATTTGGATCCCTCTGGAGGGCCTTTTCATAATTATCCTGTGCTTTCTGGTACTCTCCCATAGCTTCATAGCATTCTCCCAACTGTGTCCAGGAATCGGTTTTGGAGGGATTAATACGCAAAGCAGCCTGGAAATGTTCAATAGCATCCCCGTAGTTGCCTTCATTTTTGTGATACAGACCTTTGTTATAGAGGTCCTCAGAATGATATCCATAAGCACTCAATGCTGCATTCTGATATGTAAGAGAATCATTATAATTACCCTCTAAATGGCTTAATTTTCCTTTAAGGAATAGAATTGGCAACGTTTCAAGATCTGGATTATCGACCATTTCAGTTATATTTTGATCAGCATCATTCAGGTTCAAAAGAGCTTTTTCATAATACTTTGTGGCTTCATTCTCACGAGCCAGATTTTCGAGACTCAGGCCAGCCATGTATAGGGCATAAGTAGAATTGGGATTGGAATCTAGAACCCTTTTGGAAACTTCCAGAGATTTATCATAGTTTCCTGATAAATAAAAAGATGAAATGTTCTCATATGTGTCATTATAAGGGTACTGAGAATCATTTGTCTGTGAAATATTTACTTCATCCGAATAAAGGGATATATCATCATTCAAATTGTCAACAGCAACAGCTGGATGACATAGAGTAATTGCTAAAAGTAAGACTAAAGTAAATCTTAATAAAATGTTTTTGAGCCCCATCATCATTTGAACCTACCACCACGGTCCATTAAATCAATATTATAATACAATGCTTTACTAAAATTTAAAGTTATTGTCCGGATATAAAATCATCACAGGACAACAAAAAAGACAAATGAATGTAATCAGAGGGGTTTGGCAGTCCACATTCTTATTTGCTTATAATCAATGTTGCAACCTATTAATCTTGCTTTTTGCTATTTGGATTCACATTCCTGCAAAAATGTACATTTACCAATTGTATTCCATATAATGCAATCTGAACAAAATATTTCTTTGTTTTCCTGAGAATAACCAAATTTTTCGATCTGGCACATTGTAACCCTTCATGTTAGCATATCAGAATTGGATCGATTCTAGCCTGGCCTTTTTGAGTCCAGTAATGGCAGCATTCACATATCTGATAACCGTTGTTTTCCCTGAGATCTGTTCCGCAAACCGGGCAATTTTTTAAGAGATAGTCATATTGGTTCATTGAATCACTCCTTACTGCTCCATGAGGAAAGAACATTAATATATATTTTTGGAATATAAACTATAGAAATAGTTCATTAATATATAGTTAATCTGCATGATTTCTAATTACAACCTGGAATCTGAATTGCTTCATGCAAGTCTTCAAAAATTAATTTTACCATTTGTGCACAAATACATATATAAAAATAAATTAAACTAAAAGATGACTTTTATAAATAATCAGTGCTTTATTAAACAAAAAATCTCTGATTTTCATGACAGGCTGGCCAAAATGCTTTACCGGAGAAGATAAAGGGAAAAACTATACCCTCTATTTAATAACTATCGCATTAGTTTCCATGCTCATATTTCCATTCTTAAGCAGGGAAATCTTACTCCTGATCTTTGCAGGTGCCGGTGTATATGGCTACATAACCAGTAGCAATCGGAATATAACCAATCTTATTGTCTCAGTAGTTTTGCTACTTTTGATAAGTATTACTGCGAATCACTATTCCTATTCCCTACCAAAATACATAATTATATCAGCAATCCAGATCTCCACTATTGGTTTCACAAGTGCAACCATAGTGCGCTGTGGCACCAAAAAGGACTTACAGGAAAATACCACCAACCTGCCATCAAGCCTTGCTTTATTAATAGCAGGGGCCTCTTCTGCCTTCATAGCAGGTTCATGGTATGCATACTGGACAGCCGCTGTATCATACGAACTTATATTTTTCATAGCAGTAATCGGAGCAATTACAGCAGCTCTATTTGAATCCATACCATCCTCTGTAGATCGGCTTTTTTCAATGACCCTCGGTTCGGCAATGGCAATGTGGATTCTTGCATCCTTTGGTTACACAGTTGCCCCTTTACATTTATTGATTGCATTCAGTTTTGCACTCTTTTTGGGGTATCTGGCATATCGCACCAATATAGCCGATATTTCCGCAGTGTTGAGTGCTACACTTATGGGAGTTTTGATAATTGTTTTTAGTAACATCCTCTGGTTTGTTTTGCTACTTACCTTTTTCATACTCGGAGGAGTATTCACTAAATACAAATACAACTATAAGCTCGATCTGGGTATCGCACAGGAAAAGGGAGGAGTAAGGACTTATGAAAATGTTTTCAGCAACAGTACTGCTGCCCTTGTGCTTGCCATTGCATGTGGCATATATCCACAACATAGCAATCTAATAACATATGCTTTCCTGGGAACCGTAGCAACAGCTGCAGGGGACACCCTTGCAAGTGAAATCGGAACAACTGCACGCCAGACACCCAGGATGATAACAAACTTAAAACCTACAAAAACCGGTACTGATGGGGCTGTAACATCACTCGGAGAGCTTGCAGCCTTTGGAGGAGCACTGGCAATCGGAATACTCGGAGCAGCCTTTGGTTTTGTGGAGCAGATAATTCCTGCCATAATTATTACATGTGCAGGCGGATGGGGAGGTACAAATATCGATAGTTTACTAGGTGCTACATTCCAGAAAAATGGTTACCTTTCCAATAGTGGAGTCAATTTTGTAGCAACTGCCACAGGTGCCCTCATATCCGGTATACTGTATATTCTTGTCCTGTAAGGACAAAAAAGATATACTTACCGCAATTATATCTAACATATGAAAGTAGAGGGGATTGCCCGGGAAACACTGGAATTTATATTGAAAAGTAGTGAATCAACATATCCCCGGGAATTTGTGGGTTTACTGGAAACAGAAAAAGGCATAATAAGCAATGTGATGATTCTGCCTGGAACAGAGAGCAGTGAAATGAATGCAGTAATCAAATTATTCATGATGCCAAATGTACAATCCGTAGGTTCTGTGCACAGCCATCCGGGACCCAGTTATCGGCCCTCAAATGCCGACCTTATAATGTTTGGTAAGACAGGGGACTGGCATATAATCGTTGCCGAACCTTTTGATGAGAACAGCTGGCAATGCTATAATAGGGAGGGCTATCCTGTAGACCTTCCAGTACTTGATGTAGAATTGGACCAGCCGGAACTGCCCTAACAAAAAAATAAATATGAACAGAAATAGAATTCTTTAAAGGGATGATAAATATGGAACCTGAAGACTATGTAATAAAAGAAGGACCAATACCACATGAAAATGCCAAATTTGGAGCCGGTCTTGTAATATTGATCCTGTACATTATTGTACTTGGAAGATGGCTGGGAGTATTTTAATCCCATTACTTATTTTTCCCGCAGGACCGAATATGTAAACCCCCCGAGCCAATAGCCTATCATTCCAAAAAGGAAAGCTGCGGGGATCAGTATAAGAGATTCATAACCCAAATCCAGTATCCATTCAAAAGCCAGTATTACAAACAGGATTACAAAAAGAATATATCCTGCATATTTGGCACTTGTTTTGCCCAGGTACATTTTAATCACTTTAAATCATCTGGCAGGCAGATCCTCCAAATCCACATCTGGACATCATAGAGTCTATTTGTTCTTCAGAAGAAAAATCATCATATGCTTTATTCGCCTCTTCCACACTGGAATAGAGGCGTGCAAAGATACAATCCCAGCACCCATCATCACTTTTTACAATTGAATTATAATGATTGGTTTCAGCGGGTGCCCATATCAACACCTGTCCACCGGTTCCCTGCTGGGACTGGACTTCGACCTTCAACCTTCCAAGAGCCTTGGTTTCATGATTAATACTATTATTTTCTGCCATAGCATCCCAATATAATTCCATCATTTTTAACCTATTGGGTCACCGGAAACGATTTGTATTTAAAGATCAAAAACAAAATTCGACAGGTACTTAAAGAAGATAAATTAAAGAGGAAATGCGAAAGAAATAATGGGGGTAATTATTCCTATGCAGGACAAAAATCAAGAATACGAAAATCCCATAATAGTTTTTCTATGGAATGCAGAAAAGGACTGGCCGGTTGAATTTGTATCCGATAATATTCAGCAATTCGGATACAACGCCGAGGATTTTATATCCGGGGACAAGACTTATGCACAGATAATCCATCCACACGATATCGATGAAGTCAGAGAAAACATACGCCGCATCTGTAAGGAAGGCATCAAAGAATACACCCATCGATACAGGATACTAACTGCTGATGATCAGGAAAGGTGGGTTATGGAAAAAACCCTTGTGGAAAGAGACATCGAGGATGAACCTTGCCATTTCCAGGGTTTTGTAATGGATATCACAGGCCAGATGGATTCGGAAGAGATGAGTGTGGATATGATATCTACAAAAAGTCCTGTTGTAGCATTTGTCTGGAAAGTAGAAAAGGGGTGGCCTGTAGAATACGTATCAGATGAAATTGAAAAGTATGGCTACACAACCGAAGAATTCCTGTCCGGCAATCTCAATTACGGGGACATTATCCACAAAGACGATCTAAAAAGAGTAGAAGACGAACTGAGCAGGAGATGCCGCGAAGGATACAATGATTTCTATCAGGAATATCGGATATACACAAAAGAAGGCCAGATACGCAAAGTTGCTGAAAGGACCCTTATAATTCGTGACGAGCATGGCAATCCTTCAAAATACCAGGGAATCATTGAAGACCTCTGATTCCCAGATAAATTATATATAAAATAATATTATATTTTAATAGTAAGTATGCGTGCCTACTTCAACAGAAAAGGTTTGAGAGATTATATAATATACACACTGGCCTTGCTTCCCATAGCCATGTTGTGTTACAAGCAACAGCTAACTCTTGGACCAATTTCATCATACCCCCTCTTTTTAATCCTAGTTCTGATGCCAATTGCATCAAATATAGAAATACCGATAACCAAAATCAGAACTCGCAAAAACCAGCATATGCATAGGGACGCCCTTCTTCTGGAGGAAACGTACGGTGTACCTGTGGTAAATGAACTTACTACAGGCACAAACCTGATCTATGACACAAAGATCACACTGAATATCGGTGGATTTGTAATTCCTATGTTAACAATTCTGTACCTACTTGTCAGTGAAATGGATTTTGTTGCGTTGGAGATAATGCTCATAGTACTGGTTGTCGTTGCATTACTGTCCGATTTTGTTGATGGTATAGGAATAGTAATACCCTCATACACAGGAATATTTACAATTCCATTGGCATTGATATTGGCCCCTCAGAATGCAGATACTATAATATTCATCGCCGGGGCAGGCGGAATCATAGCAGGCTCTGTGGCATCCCTGATGGCCTTGAAAAGAGAAGAAAAAGGAAGCGCTTATATTGATATAGGTGGAGCAGCCTGCTTTCAGGCAATATATGTAACCACCTTACTGGCCGCATTAATATCCGGGTTCATTCCTTGAATAAGGACTAACATTCCCCTCATTTCCAATTTTATTTTGCAGGACTTTTGATGTTTGAATGGAACGATATTTTTCAATCCCTTTCTCACCGAACCTGAATGATTGAGGAGTGGAATCTATTTTTGTGGCCCTCATTTTTTGTATGGCCATAACAGGAGTCAAAGTGTTATCAATATCATTTAATTGCATGGAATCAAGAAATATGATACCATCACCCAGAAAATCATATTCATCAAAATCTTTGGTTTCAATACCATGCTTTTTTTCTGTTATTAAAAATGAAGTTATATTCCTATTCTTAATTGTCCTGTGTAACGAACGCCAGCCTCCGGAATTGCGGAATTGTTCAGGATTGCTAAAAACATTAAGGGAATCAAACACGATGCGACGGGGCTTATACGTCTCAATAATCTCTGTGATCTCTTCAAAGGTCAACATCGACATCCCAAAAACTTCCAGGTAGCCATCATCGATGTATTTTGCAACATCCCATCCAAATCTCATAAATTGTTGCACCAGCTGTGGAAGACGTTCTTCAAAGGAAAAAAGAACACATTTCTCTCCTTTGGTTACACCCTCCATAAGATATTGCATGCAAAGAGTGGTCTTTCCCGTACCAGGAGGACCTGTAACAATCACAGAGAAACCTTCCGGTATACCTCCTTCAAGCATATCATCCAGCCCAACAATACCGGTACTTATCCGTTTTATTGAACATTGCAAATTACCGGCATCCATTTTTGACCTGAAGCGCCCCTTGTCAAGCGAGAGTAAAGCTTTCTCGAGTACAAGGTTTTTAGCACCAAGTTCTTTTTCATACCTATCAAGAACTTTAATGGCATCCGAACTGAGTGTCGTATGAACCGGATATTTGTTACGTACCATGCTTTAAGGATATAGTCCATAGTGCATATAAAATTTTGCGCACCATGGACACAAAAAAAGAAAGTATGTACATCAATCGTCGTCTTTAGCAGAGCCGGCACCCGGAAGGAAGTTACCCCTTCCCCGCCTTCCCACAATATCACCATCCCAGATAATCTCCCCGCGGGAAATGGTATATTCAGGGAATATGCCTTCCATCCCTTCATACGGAGTCCATCCTGCCTTACTGTGCAGCATGTCTGAATTAATAGGTTTCACATTACCCGGATCCATGACTATTAAATCAGCATCATAGCCTTCAGCAAAAACACCTTTTCCGTGTTTGTCAAGTCCGAAAATTCTTGCCGGATTGCTGCTTGTGACTTCAATGAGACGCTTGATATGGAAAAGATTTCTTTTAGCCCCCACCATCATAAGGGGCATAAGGGTTTCCACTCCCGGTACACCCGATGGAGCGCTCTTAATGTCTCCCTCCTTCTCTGATTCCCTGTGAGGAGCATGATCTGAAGCTACAACATCAACTGTACCATCATTTATTCCATTAACAAGTGCTTTCACACTTTGCCGGTTCCTCAGAGGGGGATTCATTTTACCGAAAGTATCAAGTCTTTCCCAATCACGGTCTGATAGGAAAAGGTGATGAGGAGCTACCTCAAAGCTTAAATGACGCGAAACATCCTCTTTTTCAAGAATGTATTTTTCCCTTTTTAGCTGACCAAAAGCTTCCAGGGTACTGATGTGGCAAAAATGAGTATTCACGGATGTCAAACCAGACAGCTCAAGCGCATTCTTAACTGCCATTGCCTCACATTGATTGGAGCGAATCCGGGAATGGGACTGAGGAGTGAAATCTTTCTTGAGTAAGATTTCGTTATCGCATTTGATATTTTCATCCTCAGCATGGATACAGGCCAATGCTCCAAGTTGCTGGATTGTTTCAAGAGCCTCTTTTAGCAAATCTGAATCCAATCCCAGACCGGCAGTTGATTCTGCCATGAAAATTTCTCCAAAAGCCGTAACACCCAGCCCCCAGAGACTTTCCAGCTTTTCAATGTTCTTTCCCACACCACCATTAATTCCAAAATCAATGATGGATTTACGGTTTGCCAATTTGAATTTTTCCCTGAAAGATTTTCTGTCAAGAACCGGAGGCAATGTGTTTGGGTGTTCCACAACTGTCCCAATACCACCCGCAGCAGCAGCACAACTTCCTGAATACCAATCTTCTTTGTGAGTCATACCGGGCTCCCGGAAATGCACATGTACATCGATGCCTGCTGGAATAGTAAGTCCGCCGTGTGCATCAATATGCCTGTCCGCCTCCTCACCCTTCAGATTTTTGGCAATTTTCTTTATTTTACCTTCATCTATGAGCACTTCGCCGGGTTGCAACTGATTTTTATAAAAAACTTTAGTGTTCTTAATTAATATATCATTCATACTCTTCCCTTCGACTAGTTATTGGTAGGTATGCATATTATTTTTCCCATTTTACATCTTCCGACCGGATGGAAATAATGATTTAAATTTTATATATAGATATTTGGGATAAAGTATATATTAATGAAATACATTACTTATTTTGGAGGAGGAAGTGATAGACAATATGAAATGCATTGAGAAAAATGAAAGGGAACTTAAATCCCAAAAAGGTAATCCTAACATTTCCCATACAATCTATAGGGGAAGGATTAGTGGAAACCTTGACAATGAAGAAATGGACCTTTACAGATTCCTTATAGGTGGAATCGAAGGAAAATGAGTGCAAAAACAATGGCCAATGTTGTGCCAGGCAATGTACAATGTTATTTTTGCAGCTCATATCTTGAGAACAGGCGCCTGGGAAATATGGCCATATACTTTTGCAACAATTGCAATCATATAATACCAAAAAAGATCGAGTAATATTAACTACTCAATCACTTTTTTCGATTCCATAAATGAAGAGTAAGTCAATATATTCACCATAGAATATATACACATATATAGAATATAGTAACAAATATTTATAAATGCCTAGTTCACTTATTTTAAAAAGAAACTTTACTTACATTAGAGGGTTTATATGATAAAATCACACAGGCCATTAATAATTATACTTATTTTATTGCTGGCATTATTTGCTGCAGGATGCCTTAATGAAAGTGATAACACACAAGACGAGAAGATAAATGAAACAATAACAGAACATACTAAAGTCGAAAATCTTAACTTAGAAGGATCCACTACTGTCTTCCCTCTTGCACAGGCAGCAGCTGAAATATACATGGAAAATCATCCTGAGAAGTCAATAAATGTTATTAGCGGAGGATCAACCACTGGCATAAAAGCCCTGATCGATGGTAAAGTAGATATTGCAATGGCATCCAGGAAAATGAAAAATTCCGAAATAGAAGCAGCAGAAGCAAACGGACTTGACCCTGTAGAACACGTAATTGCATGGGATGGACTCACAGTAGTTGTAAATCCGGAGAACCCTGTAAACCAGCTGACCTACGATCAGATAAAGGGAATTTATGATGGCTCCATCAGCAACTGGGCAGATGTAGGCGGAGAAGATCAAGAAATAATAATACAGAACCGCGATCCGAGTTCCGGAACCTATGGCTATTTCAAAGACGAATTATTAGGAGAAGATAAATTCCGCCCGGATTTAGTCTCGCGGGACTCAAACGGAGCCATTGTCCAGGCAGTCACCCATGAAGATGCAGCAATTGGGTACATAGGATTTGCATATCTGGATGATAGTGTGAAGGCCGTAGATATCGATGCCGGGAATGGAATGGTTGAGCCTACTTCAAAAAATATCCTTTCAGGCAAATATCCACTTGCCAGACCCCTTCATTTATACACAGACGGACAGCCTACAGGCCTTGCTGCAGACTTCATAGAATTTATCCTGAGCGAAAAAGGCACAATAATTATAAATGATGTGGGATACTTCCCCGCATAAATCTCCTAAAAACGCCTGCTGTTAACCCTCTATTTTTTTAAGTGCACTGAAATTACATACCCAATATACCTATATAGACTATATGTTGAAATATAGTGTAGTATAGAATATTGCGATAAAGACTATAAGTACGGTATCCATTACTTTTTCCGAGGCTTAAGCCTTCAAATGGAAAAGGATAATGTAACTATGGTAGAAAGGTCAAAAATACTTTCAATAGCACTTACTTTAATAATGGTACTGGCGTTATTCACCGCCGGCTGTGTCAGCAATGATGAAGAACCAGCAGAACCAACAGAAAGCTCTGGTGATGACTATTCAACTGGTGCTGAAGAATCTGAAGAACTTAATGTAAAAGGTTCAACAACTGTGCTCCCCCTCGCACAGGCAGCAGCTGAAACCTACATGGAAAATCATCCTGAGGCTTCAATCAGTATCAGTGGTGGCGGCTCCGGTACAGGTATCGCAGCCCTGATCGATGGTGACGTTCACATTGCAATGGCTTCTAGGCAAATCAAAGATTCCGAAATCGAAGAAGCAGAAGCAAACGGAATTGATCCTGTAGAACACGTAATTGCATGGGATGGACTCACAGTAGTTGTAAACCCGGAAAATCCCGTAGACCAGCTTACATACGACCAGATAAAGGGAATCTATGACGGTTCCATCAGCAATTGGGCAGATGTAGGTGGCCCTGACAAGGAAATTGTAGTAATTAACCGTGACAGCAGCTCCGGTACATACGGCTATTTCCAGGGAGAAGTTCTTGGTGATGATAATGAATTCCGTGAGGACGCAGTTTCCACAAGTTCAAACGGTGCAGTATTACAGTCCGTTTCACAGAACGATGCAGCAATCGGCTACATTGGTTTTGCTTACCTCACTGACAATGTGAAAGGCCTTGATGTCAACAAGGGAGACGGAATGGTAGCACCAACCGCTGAGAACATTCTTGCAGGCGACTACCCACTTGCCAGACCTCTTCACTTCTACACAAACGGACAGCCCACTGGCCTTGCTGCAGACTTCAAAGAATATATCCTGAGTGAGGAAGGTACAGAGATCGTCTACGATGTAGGATACTTCCCTGCAGAATCATCTTCTGAAACTGCAGAGGCTGAAGAAATCAATGTAAAAGGTTCAACAACTGTGCTCCCCCTCGCACAGGCAGCAGCTGAAACCTACATGGAAAATCATCCTGAGGCTTCAATCAGTATCAGTGGTGGCGGCTCCGGTACAGGTATCGCAGCCCTGATCGATGGTGACGTTCACATTGCAATGGCTTCCAGGCAAATCAAAGATTCCGAAATCGAAGAAGCAGAAGCAAACGGAATTGACCCTGTAGAACATGTAATTGCATGGGATGGACTCACAGTAGTTGTAAACCCTGCAAACTCCGTAGACCAGCTTACCTACGACCAGATAAAGGGAATCTATGACGGATCCATCAGCAACTGGGCAGATGTCGGTGGCGAGGATGAAGAAATCGTAGTTATTAACCGTGACAGCAGCTCCGGTACCTATGGTTACTTCCAGGAAGAAGTACTCGGTGAAGAAAATGAATTCCGCCCGGACGCACTTGCACAGAGTTCAAACGGTGCAGTGGTACAGGCAGTTTCACAGAACGATGCAGCTATCGGTTACATCGGTTTTGCTTACCTCAATGAAAACGTAAAGGGTGTAGATGTCAACAAGGGAGACGGAATGGTTGCACCAACTTCCGAAAACATCCTTGCAGGCGACTACCCACTTGCCAGACCACTTCACTTCTACACAGACGGACAGACTACCGGCCTTGCTGCAGACTTCAAAGAATATATCCTGAGTGAGGAAGGTACAGAGATCGTCTATGAAGTAGGATACTTCCCTGTTGAGTAAATGATTTGAAGCATGAACCCTTAGAGGTGAGCGATGTTTCACAGAAGACTTAAAGAGAAGGGCATTGAAATCGGCCTGTTCTTAGCAGC harbors:
- a CDS encoding DUF1614 domain-containing protein codes for the protein MPIASNIEIPITKIRTRKNQHMHRDALLLEETYGVPVVNELTTGTNLIYDTKITLNIGGFVIPMLTILYLLVSEMDFVALEIMLIVLVVVALLSDFVDGIGIVIPSYTGIFTIPLALILAPQNADTIIFIAGAGGIIAGSVASLMALKREEKGSAYIDIGGAACFQAIYVTTLLAALISGFIP
- a CDS encoding DUF92 domain-containing protein, with translation MTGWPKCFTGEDKGKNYTLYLITIALVSMLIFPFLSREILLLIFAGAGVYGYITSSNRNITNLIVSVVLLLLISITANHYSYSLPKYIIISAIQISTIGFTSATIVRCGTKKDLQENTTNLPSSLALLIAGASSAFIAGSWYAYWTAAVSYELIFFIAVIGAITAALFESIPSSVDRLFSMTLGSAMAMWILASFGYTVAPLHLLIAFSFALFLGYLAYRTNIADISAVLSATLMGVLIIVFSNILWFVLLLTFFILGGVFTKYKYNYKLDLGIAQEKGGVRTYENVFSNSTAALVLAIACGIYPQHSNLITYAFLGTVATAAGDTLASEIGTTARQTPRMITNLKPTKTGTDGAVTSLGELAAFGGALAIGILGAAFGFVEQIIPAIIITCAGGWGGTNIDSLLGATFQKNGYLSNSGVNFVATATGALISGILYILVL
- a CDS encoding PstS family phosphate ABC transporter substrate-binding protein, with the translated sequence MIKSHRPLIIILILLLALFAAGCLNESDNTQDEKINETITEHTKVENLNLEGSTTVFPLAQAAAEIYMENHPEKSINVISGGSTTGIKALIDGKVDIAMASRKMKNSEIEAAEANGLDPVEHVIAWDGLTVVVNPENPVNQLTYDQIKGIYDGSISNWADVGGEDQEIIIQNRDPSSGTYGYFKDELLGEDKFRPDLVSRDSNGAIVQAVTHEDAAIGYIGFAYLDDSVKAVDIDAGNGMVEPTSKNILSGKYPLARPLHLYTDGQPTGLAADFIEFILSEKGTIIINDVGYFPA
- a CDS encoding RAD55 family ATPase gives rise to the protein MVRNKYPVHTTLSSDAIKVLDRYEKELGAKNLVLEKALLSLDKGRFRSKMDAGNLQCSIKRISTGIVGLDDMLEGGIPEGFSVIVTGPPGTGKTTLCMQYLMEGVTKGEKCVLFSFEERLPQLVQQFMRFGWDVAKYIDDGYLEVFGMSMLTFEEITEIIETYKPRRIVFDSLNVFSNPEQFRNSGGWRSLHRTIKNRNITSFLITEKKHGIETKDFDEYDFLGDGIIFLDSMQLNDIDNTLTPVMAIQKMRATKIDSTPQSFRFGEKGIEKYRSIQTSKVLQNKIGNEGNVSPYSRNEPGY
- a CDS encoding PAS domain-containing protein, with the protein product MQDKNQEYENPIIVFLWNAEKDWPVEFVSDNIQQFGYNAEDFISGDKTYAQIIHPHDIDEVRENIRRICKEGIKEYTHRYRILTADDQERWVMEKTLVERDIEDEPCHFQGFVMDITGQMDSEEMSVDMISTKSPVVAFVWKVEKGWPVEYVSDEIEKYGYTTEEFLSGNLNYGDIIHKDDLKRVEDELSRRCREGYNDFYQEYRIYTKEGQIRKVAERTLIIRDEHGNPSKYQGIIEDL
- a CDS encoding Mov34/MPN/PAD-1 family protein, with product MKVEGIARETLEFILKSSESTYPREFVGLLETEKGIISNVMILPGTESSEMNAVIKLFMMPNVQSVGSVHSHPGPSYRPSNADLIMFGKTGDWHIIVAEPFDENSWQCYNREGYPVDLPVLDVELDQPELP
- a CDS encoding dihydroorotase, which produces MNDILIKNTKVFYKNQLQPGEVLIDEGKIKKIAKNLKGEEADRHIDAHGGLTIPAGIDVHVHFREPGMTHKEDWYSGSCAAAAGGIGTVVEHPNTLPPVLDRKSFREKFKLANRKSIIDFGINGGVGKNIEKLESLWGLGVTAFGEIFMAESTAGLGLDSDLLKEALETIQQLGALACIHAEDENIKCDNEILLKKDFTPQSHSRIRSNQCEAMAVKNALELSGLTSVNTHFCHISTLEAFGQLKREKYILEKEDVSRHLSFEVAPHHLFLSDRDWERLDTFGKMNPPLRNRQSVKALVNGINDGTVDVVASDHAPHRESEKEGDIKSAPSGVPGVETLMPLMMVGAKRNLFHIKRLIEVTSSNPARIFGLDKHGKGVFAEGYDADLIVMDPGNVKPINSDMLHSKAGWTPYEGMEGIFPEYTISRGEIIWDGDIVGRRGRGNFLPGAGSAKDDD
- a CDS encoding PstS family phosphate ABC transporter substrate-binding protein; this encodes MEKDNVTMVERSKILSIALTLIMVLALFTAGCVSNDEEPAEPTESSGDDYSTGAEESEELNVKGSTTVLPLAQAAAETYMENHPEASISISGGGSGTGIAALIDGDVHIAMASRQIKDSEIEEAEANGIDPVEHVIAWDGLTVVVNPENPVDQLTYDQIKGIYDGSISNWADVGGPDKEIVVINRDSSSGTYGYFQGEVLGDDNEFREDAVSTSSNGAVLQSVSQNDAAIGYIGFAYLTDNVKGLDVNKGDGMVAPTAENILAGDYPLARPLHFYTNGQPTGLAADFKEYILSEEGTEIVYDVGYFPAESSSETAEAEEINVKGSTTVLPLAQAAAETYMENHPEASISISGGGSGTGIAALIDGDVHIAMASRQIKDSEIEEAEANGIDPVEHVIAWDGLTVVVNPANSVDQLTYDQIKGIYDGSISNWADVGGEDEEIVVINRDSSSGTYGYFQEEVLGEENEFRPDALAQSSNGAVVQAVSQNDAAIGYIGFAYLNENVKGVDVNKGDGMVAPTSENILAGDYPLARPLHFYTDGQTTGLAADFKEYILSEEGTEIVYEVGYFPVE